A DNA window from Iodobacter ciconiae contains the following coding sequences:
- a CDS encoding lamin tail domain-containing protein: MNNKGEESGKLKRLVALCLMAWGIAAPVQSAVVISQVYGGGGNNGATFKNDFIELYNTGDKPEILNGWSVQYTSATGSTWQKTPINGVLLAGQYFLIQQAAGVGGSVSLPAPDAIGTLAIGGTSGKVALVKNNTLLGCGSACSSFADVVDFVGFGAANSAETNPVAALSSSTAALRENEGCTDSNDNSADFVVTTPVPRNTATLIKTCSETPTPTPTPTPTPTPTPTPTPTPTPTPTPTPTPGTQRIHDIQGRAHRSAIENRQVSDVPGLVTLVRSNGFFIQGTQPDNDPLTSEGIFVFVGSAPSVVPGDSVLVSGVVNEFRPGSTGGTNNLTTTQIKLAAGGVSKLSSGNALPEPVILAANVPNQRMWQGNVSDVEQAAQLDLANGIDFYESLEGMRVQLDGAIASGPTNKFGDVFVVPNYGRDASPRTPRGGVVITETDFNPERIKLAQGSVKPSTVNVGDWFARAVGVVDYNFANYTVLLSELSAPVSSNLAPEVTRKQAEDELAIASFNVENLDAKEGSAKFARLAAQIVQNLQSPDILGLMEIQDNNGATSDGTVDASQTLGKLIAAIQSAGGPAYQYRQINPVDGKDGGEPGGNIRPVFLFNPARVSFIDRSGGTSTGAVDVEACPELACLTFSPGRILPLDPVFNSSRKPLVGEFSFNGQKLFVIANHFNSKGGDQPLSGRFQPPGRTSEVQRNNQAQIVADFVSRINALDRNANVVVLGDINDYQFSSSVARLKAVGLVDLVETLPENERYTYVFEGNSQVLDHVFASAALAARTEYDVVHVNSEFADQASDHDPEVARIRLPQAWFDVSDRFTQQKSGLVYSAAGKTFNGSLTLAAQSVVSGTVRVQIKDLPSGVSLANGAEGGVFTADISAGTPFILPLKFNNPARVAIRFNAQILATKDFK, from the coding sequence ATGAATAATAAGGGTGAAGAAAGCGGCAAGCTGAAGAGGCTGGTGGCACTGTGTCTGATGGCCTGGGGCATTGCTGCTCCGGTGCAATCTGCAGTAGTGATTAGCCAGGTTTATGGTGGTGGAGGCAATAATGGCGCCACATTCAAAAATGATTTTATTGAGTTATACAATACCGGAGATAAGCCAGAAATCCTTAATGGCTGGAGTGTTCAATACACTTCTGCTACGGGGAGTACCTGGCAAAAAACGCCCATTAATGGCGTATTACTTGCGGGTCAGTATTTTTTGATTCAACAAGCTGCCGGTGTGGGAGGGAGTGTAAGCTTGCCAGCGCCTGATGCAATTGGCACTCTGGCTATAGGTGGTACTTCTGGCAAAGTGGCACTGGTTAAAAACAACACATTATTGGGCTGTGGCTCTGCGTGCAGCAGTTTTGCTGATGTAGTTGATTTTGTGGGTTTTGGTGCCGCAAATAGTGCAGAAACAAATCCGGTAGCAGCTTTAAGCAGTAGTACCGCAGCATTGCGTGAAAATGAGGGATGCACGGATAGTAACGATAATAGTGCTGATTTTGTTGTGACTACGCCTGTGCCGCGTAATACAGCAACGTTGATCAAAACCTGCAGTGAAACGCCAACGCCAACGCCAACGCCAACGCCAACGCCAACGCCAACGCCAACGCCAACGCCAACGCCAACGCCAACACCAACACCAACACCAACACCAGGCACTCAGCGCATCCATGATATTCAAGGCCGTGCTCATCGCTCGGCTATAGAAAACCGCCAGGTGAGCGATGTGCCCGGGCTTGTAACACTGGTTCGCAGTAACGGCTTTTTTATTCAGGGCACCCAGCCCGACAATGATCCTTTAACGTCTGAAGGGATTTTTGTTTTTGTCGGTAGTGCACCAAGTGTTGTGCCGGGGGATTCAGTGTTGGTCTCGGGGGTTGTCAATGAATTCCGCCCGGGCAGTACAGGTGGCACTAATAATCTGACAACAACGCAAATTAAATTGGCTGCAGGTGGGGTGAGCAAACTGTCATCGGGCAATGCTTTGCCTGAGCCTGTGATTCTGGCTGCCAATGTACCTAATCAGCGCATGTGGCAGGGTAATGTGAGTGATGTAGAACAGGCTGCTCAGCTGGATCTGGCCAATGGCATTGATTTTTATGAAAGCCTAGAAGGAATGCGGGTGCAGCTCGACGGTGCGATCGCAAGTGGCCCGACAAATAAATTTGGTGACGTATTTGTGGTGCCTAATTATGGTCGAGATGCCAGCCCGCGCACGCCGCGTGGTGGTGTCGTGATCACTGAAACTGATTTTAATCCGGAGCGCATTAAGCTGGCGCAAGGATCGGTAAAGCCTTCTACGGTAAATGTAGGGGATTGGTTTGCCAGGGCTGTAGGTGTGGTGGATTATAACTTTGCCAATTACACCGTATTGCTGAGCGAGTTGTCTGCTCCGGTCAGTAGCAACCTGGCTCCTGAAGTGACGCGTAAGCAAGCTGAGGATGAGCTGGCCATTGCCTCGTTTAATGTGGAAAACCTGGATGCCAAAGAAGGTAGTGCGAAGTTTGCCCGCCTTGCTGCCCAGATTGTTCAAAACCTGCAATCACCCGATATTCTTGGCCTGATGGAGATTCAGGATAATAACGGTGCGACTAGCGATGGCACGGTGGATGCATCGCAAACACTAGGCAAGCTGATTGCTGCTATTCAAAGTGCCGGTGGCCCGGCTTATCAGTATCGCCAGATTAATCCGGTAGATGGCAAGGATGGAGGTGAGCCTGGCGGCAATATTCGCCCGGTGTTCTTATTTAACCCTGCACGTGTCAGTTTTATTGATCGCTCGGGCGGAACATCTACCGGAGCGGTTGATGTGGAAGCCTGCCCGGAGCTGGCATGTCTGACCTTCAGCCCGGGCCGTATTCTGCCCCTTGACCCGGTATTTAATTCCAGCCGTAAGCCACTGGTGGGCGAGTTTTCGTTTAATGGCCAGAAGCTGTTTGTGATTGCCAACCACTTTAATTCCAAAGGAGGGGATCAGCCCTTGAGCGGTCGCTTCCAGCCGCCAGGTCGTACTTCGGAAGTACAACGTAACAACCAGGCGCAAATCGTTGCCGATTTCGTCAGCCGTATTAATGCTCTGGATCGCAATGCCAATGTAGTGGTGCTGGGTGATATCAATGATTACCAGTTTTCCAGCAGCGTGGCGCGCCTGAAGGCAGTGGGCCTGGTTGATCTGGTTGAAACTCTGCCGGAGAACGAGCGCTACACCTATGTATTCGAAGGCAATAGCCAGGTGCTGGATCACGTTTTTGCATCTGCTGCACTGGCCGCTCGCACCGAATACGACGTGGTGCATGTGAATTCCGAGTTTGCTGATCAGGCCTCCGATCATGATCCGGAAGTGGCAAGAATCCGATTGCCTCAGGCATGGTTTGATGTGAGTGATCGTTTTACTCAGCAAAAATCAGGTCTGGTATATAGCGCTGCTGGCAAAACCTTTAATGGCAGCCTGACCCTTGCTGCGCAAAGCGTGGTGAGTGGGACGGTGCGCGTGCAGATCAAAGATCTGCCATCTGGGGTGAGTTTGGCTAATGGCGCGGAAGGTGGTGTATTTACTGCCGATATTAGTGCGGGCACTCCTTTTATTTTGCCGCTTAAATTCAATAATCCTGCGCGTGTAGCGATCCGTTTTAATGCACAGATTCTGGCGACTAAGGACTTCAAATAA
- a CDS encoding NF038129 family PEP-CTERM protein, with protein MKHTLKLALAGLFLACSSLASAAMYHVNVDTRTLDGQGGFVAFGLNGLSDSPLLSALVSQYRGSSLESIDIDNTFNVSGHLSSVLKLENRELNQFTQGVIFGKQLQFDVEFAGEQSLIGSGTRFALALYDRSFAALLSNDPTGAAVLAEFTSGQAVDFKTITDAQGNIMATITPVPEPETYALVGLGLLGLVMRRRMMGADLYGKTV; from the coding sequence ATGAAACACACACTTAAATTAGCGCTGGCCGGATTATTTCTGGCTTGCAGCAGCCTGGCTTCTGCCGCGATGTATCACGTGAATGTAGATACCCGTACTCTGGATGGACAGGGTGGCTTTGTAGCTTTTGGCCTTAATGGCCTGAGCGACTCTCCTTTACTGAGCGCATTGGTAAGTCAGTACCGTGGTAGCAGCCTGGAGTCTATTGATATCGACAATACCTTTAACGTATCTGGTCATTTAAGCTCGGTGCTTAAGCTGGAAAACCGTGAACTGAACCAGTTTACCCAGGGCGTGATCTTTGGCAAACAGCTGCAATTTGATGTGGAATTTGCGGGGGAGCAGAGTCTGATTGGCTCTGGAACTCGTTTTGCTCTGGCTCTATATGATAGAAGCTTTGCTGCTTTATTAAGTAATGATCCTACCGGTGCTGCTGTTTTGGCTGAATTTACTTCTGGCCAAGCTGTGGATTTCAAAACGATCACCGATGCACAGGGTAATATAATGGCAACAATTACTCCTGTGCCAGAGCCAGAAACCTATGCTTTAGTAGGTTTAGGGCTGCTGGGCCTGGTGATGCGCCGCCGGATGATGGGTGCTGATTTATACGGAAAAACTGTTTGA
- a CDS encoding ABC transporter substrate-binding protein → MRLKQPGYCFVLKSTLVAACVLSAGTAMAAGKTLIYCSEGSPAGFDPVRYTSGTDFDASAEPVFNRLVQFTQGSTQIEPGLAEKWEVSPDGLTYTFSLRKGVKFHTTPFFKPTRDFNADDVAFTFQRMTDKNLPFNKAAPTDFPYVSDMSLDTNIVGIEKVDAYTIRLKLKTIDAAFLQNIAMSFASIYSAEYADSLLKSGKTAQLNTMPIGTGPFIFKSYQKDSNIRFDANPEYWKKGSVKLGKLIFAITPDASVRYQKLQKGECHVMAYPKPADLKSMQSNKALVVSSQAGFNLGYLAYNVQHKPLDKLEVRQALDMAINKKAIIEAVYQGAGQPATNPMPPTQWSYNKKLKDQNYDPAKAKVLLKKAGIAEGTEITLWAMPVQRPYNPNAKLMAEMIQSDWAKIGIKGKITTYEWGEYLKRGKGGEHDAMLVGWTGDNGDPDNWLGVNLACASLEGNNYSKWCDKEFDGLVVKARAINNQAERTKLYEKAQEVFKREIPWTTIAHSTVYVPARKEVQGFKISPFGTMSFSNVSVQ, encoded by the coding sequence ATGCGATTAAAACAGCCCGGATATTGTTTTGTTTTGAAATCAACCCTCGTTGCTGCGTGTGTGCTGAGCGCCGGTACGGCGATGGCCGCAGGCAAAACGCTGATTTATTGTTCCGAAGGCAGTCCGGCCGGTTTTGACCCGGTGCGTTATACCTCAGGTACGGATTTTGATGCTTCTGCTGAACCTGTTTTTAATCGTTTGGTGCAATTTACGCAGGGCTCTACCCAGATTGAGCCGGGCCTTGCTGAAAAATGGGAAGTGTCGCCTGATGGTTTGACCTACACATTTAGCCTGCGTAAAGGCGTTAAATTCCACACCACACCTTTCTTTAAGCCAACGCGTGATTTTAATGCAGACGATGTGGCATTTACCTTTCAGCGCATGACGGATAAAAACCTGCCATTTAACAAGGCTGCGCCAACAGATTTTCCCTACGTATCGGACATGAGTCTGGATACTAATATTGTGGGGATTGAAAAGGTTGATGCTTATACAATCCGCTTGAAATTAAAAACGATTGATGCCGCTTTCTTGCAAAATATCGCCATGTCTTTTGCCTCTATCTATTCGGCTGAATATGCCGATAGTCTGTTGAAAAGTGGTAAAACCGCACAGCTTAATACCATGCCCATTGGCACGGGCCCGTTTATTTTCAAAAGTTATCAAAAAGACAGCAATATCCGCTTTGATGCTAACCCGGAGTACTGGAAAAAAGGTAGCGTTAAACTGGGCAAGCTGATTTTTGCGATTACCCCCGATGCCTCCGTTCGCTATCAGAAATTACAAAAGGGTGAATGCCATGTGATGGCTTACCCGAAACCTGCTGATTTGAAATCGATGCAAAGTAATAAGGCACTGGTTGTGTCCTCTCAGGCGGGGTTTAATCTGGGCTATCTGGCTTACAATGTGCAGCACAAGCCGCTGGATAAGCTGGAAGTTCGTCAGGCACTGGATATGGCGATCAATAAAAAAGCCATTATCGAAGCGGTTTATCAGGGTGCGGGCCAACCTGCCACCAACCCGATGCCTCCAACTCAGTGGTCTTACAATAAAAAGCTGAAAGATCAGAATTACGATCCAGCCAAGGCCAAAGTGCTGCTGAAAAAAGCCGGGATTGCCGAGGGGACCGAGATCACCTTGTGGGCGATGCCGGTTCAGCGCCCTTACAACCCGAATGCAAAACTGATGGCTGAAATGATTCAATCCGACTGGGCCAAGATTGGTATTAAGGGCAAGATCACCACTTACGAGTGGGGTGAATACCTGAAGCGCGGTAAGGGTGGCGAGCATGATGCGATGCTGGTTGGCTGGACGGGTGACAATGGTGATCCTGATAACTGGCTGGGTGTTAACCTGGCTTGCGCTTCGCTTGAAGGTAATAACTACTCCAAGTGGTGTGACAAAGAGTTTGATGGCTTGGTGGTTAAAGCCCGTGCGATTAATAATCAGGCTGAGCGTACTAAGCTCTATGAAAAAGCGCAGGAAGTCTTTAAGCGTGAAATACCTTGGACTACCATTGCACACTCCACTGTTTACGTGCCTGCTCGTAAGGAAGTGCAGGGTTTCAAGATTAGCCCGTTTGGCACGATGTCTTTTTCTAATGTCAGTGTCCAATAA
- a CDS encoding ABC transporter permease subunit: protein MFSFIFRRLSVTIPTFLGITVLAFALIHMIPGDPVLVMVGERRLDPEFYRQALIRLGLDQPLYVQYWQYLLKVLQGDLGRSLVSHEPVIKDFWALFPATLELSICAMLLASVFGLIIGMIAAIRRGSWIDHTVMGAALTGYSMPVFWLGLQLIMLFSVQLGWTPVSGRIDLEYDITRVTGLMLIDTLISGEAGAFKSAVMHLILPTIVLGTIPMAVIARMTRSSMLEVLREEYIRTARAKGLSKTRIVLVHALRNALMTVVTVIGLQVGTMLAGAVLTESIFSWPGIGKWLIDSISRRDYPVVQGGILLIATLIIIVNLLVDVLYGVINPRIRHAR, encoded by the coding sequence ATGTTTAGTTTTATTTTTCGCCGCTTAAGCGTCACGATTCCTACTTTTTTAGGCATCACTGTTTTAGCGTTTGCCCTAATTCATATGATTCCTGGGGACCCGGTGCTGGTGATGGTGGGTGAGCGTCGCCTAGACCCTGAATTTTATCGTCAAGCTCTAATTCGGCTTGGTTTGGATCAGCCTTTATATGTGCAGTACTGGCAATATTTGCTGAAAGTATTACAAGGCGATCTGGGCCGATCGCTGGTGTCACACGAGCCGGTGATTAAAGACTTTTGGGCGCTGTTTCCCGCCACATTAGAACTCTCTATCTGTGCCATGCTGCTGGCCTCGGTGTTTGGTTTGATTATCGGCATGATTGCCGCCATACGCCGTGGTAGCTGGATTGATCACACCGTGATGGGCGCTGCGCTGACCGGTTATTCAATGCCGGTTTTCTGGCTGGGTTTGCAGCTGATTATGCTGTTCTCAGTGCAACTAGGCTGGACTCCGGTTTCTGGCCGGATTGATCTGGAATACGACATCACACGGGTGACTGGCCTGATGCTGATTGATACGCTGATTTCTGGCGAAGCGGGCGCGTTTAAATCAGCGGTGATGCACCTGATTTTACCGACCATTGTACTGGGCACCATCCCGATGGCGGTGATTGCGCGGATGACGCGCTCTTCCATGCTGGAAGTGCTGCGTGAAGAATATATCCGTACTGCCCGTGCTAAAGGCTTGTCTAAAACCCGCATCGTACTGGTGCATGCGCTACGTAATGCTTTGATGACCGTGGTGACAGTGATTGGTTTGCAGGTGGGCACCATGCTGGCCGGTGCCGTGCTGACCGAAAGCATTTTCTCCTGGCCTGGTATTGGTAAATGGTTGATTGATTCGATTTCGCGCCGTGATTACCCGGTGGTGCAGGGCGGTATTTTATTGATCGCTACTCTGATTATTATTGTGAACCTGCTGGTTGATGTGCTGTATGGCGTTATCAATCCACGTATTCGCCACGCGAGGTAA
- a CDS encoding ABC transporter permease subunit, with the protein MTNASTLAAAEPLYSYPSPLKEFWQSFSSNRGALVSFIFFVLLVLAALCAPWLAPHSPTEQYRDFFLTPPAWQTGGSMQFIFGTDEVGRDILSRLLHGARLSLMIGLISVLMSLLPGIVLGMIAAFYPNFIGTSIMRAMDVMMALPSLLLAVAIVAVLGPGLLNTILAISVVSLPSYVRLARASAMSELSKDYVIASRLSGAGQLRLMFNTVLPNCMAPLIVQATMGFSAAILDAAALGFLGLGAQPPLPEWGTMLASARDYIERAWWVVTMPGVTILITVLALNLMGDGLRDALDPKLKKLA; encoded by the coding sequence ATGACAAATGCTTCAACACTGGCTGCTGCAGAGCCGCTTTACAGCTATCCATCTCCTCTTAAAGAATTCTGGCAAAGCTTTAGCAGCAACCGTGGCGCCTTGGTTTCCTTTATCTTTTTTGTACTACTGGTGCTGGCTGCCTTATGTGCGCCATGGCTGGCGCCCCATTCGCCTACCGAGCAATATCGGGATTTTTTTCTGACTCCACCGGCCTGGCAAACAGGCGGCTCGATGCAGTTTATTTTTGGTACAGATGAAGTAGGCCGCGATATTCTTAGCCGCTTGCTGCATGGTGCCCGTCTGAGCCTGATGATTGGCCTGATTTCGGTGCTGATGTCGCTGCTGCCCGGCATTGTGCTGGGTATGATTGCCGCGTTCTATCCTAACTTTATTGGCACCTCCATCATGCGTGCGATGGATGTAATGATGGCGCTGCCTTCATTGCTGCTGGCGGTAGCGATTGTGGCCGTACTTGGGCCGGGGCTGTTGAATACTATCCTGGCAATTTCTGTCGTGAGCCTGCCCTCTTATGTGCGTCTGGCTCGCGCCTCTGCTATGAGTGAGTTATCCAAAGACTATGTGATCGCTTCCAGATTATCGGGAGCGGGGCAATTGCGTCTGATGTTTAATACCGTGCTGCCCAATTGCATGGCTCCGCTGATCGTACAAGCCACCATGGGTTTTTCGGCCGCCATTTTAGATGCGGCCGCGCTGGGCTTTTTGGGCCTTGGCGCTCAGCCGCCACTGCCTGAGTGGGGCACCATGCTGGCTTCCGCCCGCGACTACATCGAGCGCGCCTGGTGGGTAGTGACCATGCCGGGGGTAACCATCCTGATCACCGTACTGGCACTCAATCTGATGGGCGACGGCCTTAGAGACGCGCTGGACCCAAAACTGAAAAAGCTGGCTTAA
- a CDS encoding oligopeptide/dipeptide ABC transporter ATP-binding protein, with protein MSLLDIKNLSVAFGSVDKPFRAVESADFSINRGEIVGIVGESGSGKSVTMLALMGLIDAPGRVTADELSFEGKDLLNMKDGEKRKIIGKDIAMIFQDALSSLNPAYTVGYQLMETLREHEGLRGAAARARALALLEMVEIPDAKSRLDAYPHQLSGGMSQRVMIAMAIACKPRLLIADEPTTALDVTVQAQIMELLVNLQKQHDMALILITHDLAVIAEVAQRVVVMYAGQVAETSPVPAIFDMPRHPYTQALLSSIPEHSKGAHRLATLPGVVPGQYDRPLGCLLSPRCPYVQESCKTNRPALMNKGTSTVRCITPLDEAGRPQA; from the coding sequence ATGAGTTTATTAGATATAAAAAACCTCTCCGTCGCGTTTGGTTCGGTTGATAAGCCATTTCGGGCGGTAGAAAGCGCCGATTTTTCGATTAACCGTGGCGAGATCGTTGGCATTGTGGGCGAATCGGGCTCGGGTAAAAGTGTCACCATGCTGGCCCTGATGGGCTTGATCGACGCCCCGGGCCGTGTCACTGCAGATGAATTGTCTTTTGAAGGCAAAGACCTGCTGAATATGAAAGATGGCGAGAAGCGCAAGATTATTGGCAAAGATATCGCCATGATTTTTCAGGATGCACTTTCCAGCCTGAATCCGGCTTATACCGTGGGATACCAGCTGATGGAAACGCTGCGCGAGCATGAAGGCCTGCGTGGTGCCGCAGCCAGGGCAAGGGCGTTGGCGTTACTGGAAATGGTAGAGATTCCTGATGCCAAATCACGCCTCGATGCCTATCCGCATCAATTATCCGGCGGGATGAGCCAGCGGGTGATGATCGCCATGGCGATTGCCTGTAAGCCGCGCTTACTGATTGCCGATGAGCCAACCACCGCGCTGGATGTAACGGTGCAGGCGCAGATTATGGAGCTGCTGGTTAATTTGCAAAAGCAGCATGACATGGCGCTGATTCTGATTACCCACGATTTAGCGGTGATTGCCGAAGTAGCGCAGCGTGTGGTGGTGATGTATGCAGGGCAAGTGGCCGAAACCAGCCCTGTGCCGGCGATTTTTGATATGCCACGTCACCCTTATACACAGGCGCTGCTTAGCTCGATTCCCGAACACAGCAAGGGCGCACATCGTCTGGCAACGTTACCTGGCGTTGTACCGGGCCAGTACGACAGGCCGTTGGGGTGCTTGCTGTCCCCTCGCTGCCCCTATGTACAAGAGTCCTGTAAAACAAATCGTCCGGCGCTGATGAATAAAGGTACAAGCACCGTGCGCTGTATTACACCGCTTGATGAGGCCGGGAGACCACAAGCATGA
- a CDS encoding peptide ABC transporter ATP-binding protein has translation MSNNPILVASEITRHYPVSRGFMKPAALVKALNGVSFSLHAKKTLAVVGESGCGKSTLARQLTLIEDLTSGQLQIAGIDTVGASVAALKALRPKVQMVFQNPYASLNPRKQIGTMLAEPLLLNTSLSAAEREEKVRAMMTRVGLRPEHYHRYPHMFSGGQRQRIAVARAMMLNPSVVVADEPTSALDVSIQAQILNLFMDLQDELGIAYVFISHNLSVVEHVADDVMVMYFGRAVEHGSKEVLFDRPLHPYTRALMSATPAIRAEDRGAKVKLLGELPSPLNPPTGCAFNTRCPFASDHCRKEVPQLRPAEGRLVACHRVEKITL, from the coding sequence ATGAGTAATAATCCAATTCTGGTCGCCAGTGAAATTACCCGTCATTACCCTGTTTCACGCGGCTTTATGAAGCCTGCCGCCTTGGTCAAAGCCTTAAACGGTGTAAGCTTTAGTCTGCATGCCAAGAAAACACTGGCTGTGGTGGGGGAATCGGGCTGTGGTAAATCGACCTTAGCGCGTCAGCTTACCCTGATCGAAGACTTGACCAGCGGCCAGTTACAAATTGCCGGTATCGATACCGTCGGCGCGAGCGTTGCGGCTCTGAAAGCACTGCGCCCTAAAGTGCAGATGGTGTTTCAAAACCCCTACGCCTCTTTAAACCCGCGTAAACAAATCGGCACGATGCTGGCAGAGCCACTGCTGCTCAATACGTCTTTAAGCGCCGCAGAGCGCGAAGAGAAAGTACGTGCCATGATGACGCGTGTTGGCCTGCGGCCTGAGCATTATCATCGCTATCCGCATATGTTTTCCGGCGGCCAGCGTCAGCGTATTGCCGTAGCACGCGCCATGATGCTGAACCCAAGTGTGGTGGTGGCAGACGAGCCGACCTCTGCACTGGATGTATCGATTCAGGCGCAGATTCTGAATCTGTTTATGGATCTGCAAGACGAGCTGGGCATTGCTTACGTATTTATCAGCCATAATCTGTCGGTGGTTGAACACGTAGCAGATGATGTGATGGTGATGTACTTTGGTCGCGCGGTAGAGCACGGCAGTAAAGAAGTGTTGTTTGATCGCCCGCTGCACCCCTACACTCGCGCACTGATGTCGGCCACGCCAGCTATTCGCGCTGAAGATCGCGGAGCCAAGGTAAAGCTGCTCGGCGAGCTGCCATCCCCGCTTAATCCGCCAACAGGTTGTGCTTTCAACACCCGTTGCCCCTTTGCCTCCGATCACTGCCGTAAAGAAGTCCCCCAGCTGCGCCCGGCAGAAGGTCGTTTGGTGGCTTGCCACCGAGTGGAAAAAATTACACTCTGA
- a CDS encoding helix-turn-helix domain-containing protein — MNIGSVIRKLRVEQGATLEQLALEIGTDAGNLSRIERGTQQPALYILEPISRALKISPAELIAAACDTEAQAVSTELDDIKQLLRNYRMLNPENQHLAIEFVRLLNRLQPPQNHTDET, encoded by the coding sequence ATGAACATAGGATCAGTCATCAGAAAATTGCGTGTAGAACAGGGAGCAACGCTTGAACAGCTTGCTCTTGAGATCGGCACCGATGCAGGTAATTTGTCGCGCATTGAGCGCGGCACACAGCAACCAGCCCTTTATATTCTGGAGCCCATCTCTCGTGCCCTTAAAATCTCCCCCGCCGAGCTAATCGCCGCTGCCTGCGACACTGAAGCCCAAGCCGTATCCACCGAACTCGACGACATCAAACAACTCCTGCGCAACTACCGCATGCTTAATCCTGAGAATCAGCATCTGGCTATCGAGTTTGTGCGCCTGCTCAACCGTTTACAGCCGCCACAAAATCATACGGATGAAACTTAG
- a CDS encoding site-specific DNA-methyltransferase: protein MPKLQWIGKDKVVHHHRDVPYRALDLKYRFAALAGMPANSSGNRIIHGDNLDALKSLIPEFEGKVNCIYIDPPYNTGNEGWVYNDAVNDPKMQKWLGQVVGKEGEDLTRHDKWLCMMYPRLKLLQRLLVDDGVIFVSIDDNEQAHLKLVLDEIFSGQFVANVLWQKRTSPDARLQLSDAHEHVLCYAKRISTLSLNKIPQSRVC from the coding sequence ATGCCCAAGCTGCAATGGATCGGCAAAGATAAAGTCGTCCACCATCACCGCGACGTGCCTTACCGCGCGCTCGACTTAAAATACCGCTTTGCTGCACTCGCAGGAATGCCCGCCAATAGCAGCGGCAACCGCATTATTCATGGCGATAATCTTGACGCGCTAAAAAGCCTGATTCCTGAATTTGAAGGGAAGGTCAATTGCATCTATATCGACCCTCCGTACAACACCGGCAACGAAGGCTGGGTGTACAACGACGCCGTTAACGACCCAAAAATGCAAAAGTGGCTTGGGCAGGTAGTTGGCAAAGAGGGCGAAGATTTAACGCGGCACGATAAATGGCTGTGCATGATGTATCCGCGTTTGAAATTGCTGCAACGTCTGCTGGTGGACGATGGGGTGATTTTTGTTTCGATTGATGATAATGAGCAGGCTCATTTGAAGTTGGTATTGGATGAGATTTTTTCAGGTCAATTTGTAGCGAATGTGCTGTGGCAGAAACGTACTTCACCTGATGCAAGGCTTCAACTTAGTGATGCACATGAACATGTACTCTGTTATGCAAAAAGAATATCGACGCTGTCACTTAATAAGATTCCTCAATCTAGGGTCTGTTGA
- a CDS encoding IS5 family transposase yields the protein MPRLMLSNELWSKLEKILLQHTIYNKPDLRITVEGMFYRMRVGCPWRDLPSAFGEWNSVYKRFNAWSVAGKWLNIFKALLIDPDFEWVFIDGSYAKAHQHSAGAASDQSEAIGKSRAGNTSKIHLAVDAYGLPIAFEITGGEINDCTAAPELIAQLPSAEVIIADKGYDSEYLRGLISAQGARSVIPRKRNSIKGNVDLDRGLYCYRHLVENAFARLKHYRAVAFRYDKLKRNYESVIAMACAFLWLPM from the coding sequence ATGCCCCGATTAATGCTCAGTAACGAGCTTTGGTCGAAGCTAGAAAAGATTCTGCTTCAACACACCATTTACAACAAGCCTGATTTACGAATTACCGTCGAAGGAATGTTTTACCGCATGCGCGTTGGCTGCCCGTGGCGGGATTTACCCAGCGCCTTTGGTGAATGGAATTCAGTCTATAAACGCTTTAATGCTTGGTCTGTAGCTGGGAAATGGCTCAATATTTTCAAAGCCTTACTGATCGACCCCGATTTTGAATGGGTATTCATTGATGGTAGCTATGCCAAGGCGCATCAACACAGCGCCGGGGCGGCCAGCGATCAATCTGAAGCGATTGGCAAAAGCCGTGCAGGGAACACCAGCAAAATTCATTTGGCGGTAGATGCTTATGGTTTGCCGATTGCCTTCGAAATTACCGGAGGCGAGATTAATGATTGTACTGCCGCCCCAGAGCTGATTGCCCAACTGCCTTCAGCCGAAGTGATCATCGCAGATAAGGGGTACGATAGTGAGTACCTTCGAGGGCTGATTTCTGCGCAGGGTGCGCGATCAGTGATTCCCAGAAAACGTAATTCAATCAAAGGGAATGTGGATCTAGATCGTGGGCTGTATTGCTATCGACATTTGGTCGAGAATGCTTTTGCGCGATTGAAGCATTACCGCGCAGTGGCATTCCGATATGACAAGTTGAAGCGAAATTATGAAAGTGTCATAGCCATGGCGTGCGCATTTTTATGGCTACCGATGTGA